In the genome of Bremerella sp. P1, the window ACCTGGGGTGATCAACTTCGCATTCCAGATGCCGCTGTTTCGTACGGGTGGAACGACGGGGTCAGCGATCAAGATCGACCTGGTTGGCGACGACCTGGATCGCGTCAGCGGTGCTGCTGGGGCGCTCTTGGGTTCGCTGATGGAAAAGTATGGCCCTTACAGCGTGACGCCCGAGCCTGTGAACTTCTCGCTGCCGACGCCTGAGATTCGAATCACCCCGAATGATGAGCGTCTGCAAGATGTGAATATGACGCGACGTGATATTGGTCTGGCCGTGGCGGCAAGTGGGGATGGGATCTTGCTGCCACGGTCGTTTGATGTGGGGGGCGAATTGAAGGATTTGAAGATCATCAATATCGAGGCCCTGCAAAGCGATCCGACCAACGCGATGTTCAATTCGCCGATCGCCACGCCGAGTGGATCGGTCGTTGATCTGGAGAGCCTGGCGACACCAGAACGCGTGGAAGCCGCCGACCAGATCAAGCACGTCGATCGTCGTCGCGCGGTGACGCTGCAGTTCACGCCACCTCCAGGGGTGCCACTGCAAGCGGCGATCAACGAAGTCCAAACGACCGTCGCCGGTCTGCGGGAAGCCGGAGCCATCACCCCAGATGTCGATATGCAATTGGCCGGTTCGGCCGGGCAGCTGGCGCAGATCCGGGAAGCGCTGATGGGGGACGGATCCGTTCGGGGTACGTTGTTCAGCTCGCTCTTTCTGGCCTTGGCGATTGTTTACCTGTTAATGGCCGTGCTGTTTCAAAGTTGGACCTATCCGCTGGTGATCATGGTGAGCGTGCCGCTGGCCCTGCTCGGAGGCTTCGCAGGACTGGCACTGGTGCACCAGTGGAGCGTGGCCGATCGCTACATGCCGATCCAGAACATGGACGTGCTTACGATTTTGGGTTTTGTGATCCTGGCTGGCGTGGTGGTGAACAACGCCATCCTCATCGTTTACCAGACGATCAACTTTCTACAAGGACGAAGCGAAGAAGGGGACGATGTGAGCGATCTGTCCCCGCGTGAGGCGATCGCCAAGAGCGTGGAAAGCCGCGTGCGCCCCATTCTGATGAGCACGCTGACATCGGTCGGCGGTATGTTGCCGCTGGTGCTGATGCCTGGTTCGGGAAGCGAATTGTATCGCGGCCTGGGAGCCGTGGTGGTGGGCGGCCTGATCGTATCGACCGTGTTCACCATGTTCCTGGTGCCGGTGCTTTTAAGTGTGCTGTTCGATATCTGGAAGCCGCAGCAAGTCGAAATGGACGTGTAGCACTTTCGGAATTCACGCCACGTGTACCGCCAGAAGCAGTATCCAGCACATCGCCGCACCGAAGAGGGTGCCAGCGACAAGTCCAAGCGACAACGCGACAAATGTTCCGAATATGGCCGTTCCGAAAAAAGCTCCCATGATCGTCATCGCGATCATCACGTAGGCCAGGGCTCTGGCCAGGGTGCGATGATCTTCACGCGGTGCCGTCGACTCGGCTGCGGAGCCAATCGTCCAGCGATAAATAAAGCCTGAGCATATCCCAGAGATTGGCACCAGGATAATCCCTTGATCGATGGGCGTTCCTCGCACCATCGCAACACCGCCGCAAACACATGCCAGGCCCATGCTCCAGTAAAGCGGGTTGACCTTCTCGACGACCGATGGAGGTGCCGTAAGATCGACGTTGTGGTCGACCGAAACGGGATGGGTCAGGTCGACATCTTTGTCGATGGCCACCTCTTCTTCATCTTGTCGGGTCCGGACAACCAGGTTGTTGGCCTGACGATTGGTCACGACAACCTCTTGCCCGTCGTCGATCCATTCCATCTCACTTCGGGCATTGTGCACCTGCCCATAGATCTCGATTTGACCAGCCGGGCGAAGGGGTCCAACGGTCTTTCCGATGGTGCCTGGGTGAATAGTTTGATCCATAGCAGGGTCTTGACCGGTTGATCGCTATGCGTAGGGACGATGCGTGTGCCACAAAATGGCGAGCTAGTCGTAGTCTTGCTCGGGTTCAGCCCAGGCCGTTGCTTCACCATTCGGGTCGAGCTGGATATGAATCACGTGCGGTCGACAACACACAGGGCAGTCTTCAACGAACTGTTGCTCGCTCCCTTGAGACGGATCGAGTGGGATGACGATGTCTTCGCCACACGCGTTGCAGATGTAAGTGATTTCCGTTTGCATCATGGCCATCTCCTTTAAGTTACAGGCCTCGTATTAACTTCCGCATCCTCCACAGCCACCCCCGCCGCAACCACTGCCACATCCTCCTCCGCCGCCGCATCCGGAATCTCCTCCACAGCCACCGCCGAAGCCACCCCAACTGGAACCTTGGGCGGCACGAAATTCATCGGCAAGTGGATAGAGGTCTCCGGATGCGAACGCAGTGATGCCAAATAGTCCAGCGGCCAGGAAGTAGTCGTCGGCCGTGGTAATCTTCGAGCCTGGGGCCATCGGGTTGAGATGCGCGTTTTCATGTTGCCAATCCGACAGGATGGCGTTGCCGCGCGAAGTACGCCCGCGACGAACGGCCAGCCAGATACAACTGATCAGCGCCGGAATGACCATCAACGCGAGGAATAGGACTGGTTTGTCACGAGTGGTACCGATCACGAGCTTGGTGACCCCAAGGCCAAAGATACCCAGCATGATGAGCGAAGGCACCCACCGCCGCGCGATCGGTTCGTAAGGGTTTGGCTCGAAGAGCCCCATTTCCGTGAGCCTGGCCCCTGCTTCCTTGGCGATGGGAATCGAGTTGGCAATAACTGTTTGGATTCCATCCTTGCCGGAGCGTTTTACCTCGTTGTAGATATGACGTTCCAAGGTCGACGCACCCGAGGATGGCGGATTGAGGGCCAGCAATTGCTTGACGACGCGTCCGCCTGAGTATCCCCCTTCGACCAGTTCGAGTTTGCCGTCTTGAATCAGCTTGGCAATCGTGGCGATCACGAGTCCCTTCGGGCCTTGGGCCAGGTATGCCGCAAGCGTAGGGTCGTCGACTTTCGCGGGGATCGGTGGTTCTGGGATGGGGATCAGAAAGCGAATAGCGAGCGCGATCACCAGGAAGATGACCCCGGTAATGGCGTAGAACTTCAGGAATGTGGGGCCATCGAAATCCAAGGGTGAGACAGCCGCCACCGGATCGGCCTGACATCCGCCCAGGCTCAACATGGGTAGCAACACCAATAGAATCAGCGCCAACCACTTCAACGGATTGCGAGGAATGATGAAGTACTCGCTGAGATTGACCCAGCGGCTGTCGACGACCGACTCCATTTGCTCGCCGACTGTCGGCCAGATGTCCTTCGGTGGCTTTTCGCCGAAGTAGTTTTCGTAGCTTGCCAGGGTCTTCGCGTACCAGTCGTCGAACTTCTCGGTCTCTTCCCTGCGTCCCAGTGTGGGGCAATGGTGCAGAGGGCGAGGTAAGACTTCGCCGCAGAGTTGTTCCCAGTACGACTTCGTATAGGTCAGATGCAGATGCCAGGCCTGGTCGACGGCTTCCGATGGTGAAACCGCGTGGCCTGCGACCATCGAGAGGAAGAGGAATCGACGATATTCGTCGATCACACGTTGAGCGAAACCCAGTCGCCAGCCGTTTTCCCGCGCCAGTCTGGCGGCAAAGGTCAGCGTTGCTCCCGGTTGATCAAACGAGAACGCCTCGATCTTGTTCCACAATGCCTTCGCTTCCGCGTCCATGGCACCTGTTCCTGCGTAGTGCATGATGAGTTCGGCCACCGCGGAATTCCGTGGGCGAAATTTGCGGTCCGGCCTGCCTGACTTTATTCTAGAGAATGTCCTACCTGATTTGCGACAAGGAAAGATCGACCATCCGCAGATTGTCAGATCGTTCAAATTTCCCTGCGCAAACTATTGACTTCTCCTCCCTTTTGGCTCCGGAAATCCCTCATGCCTGACTTTCTTCCCTTCCATCGACGCCTCTTCCTCAAGTCCACGGTTGCATCGGCTGCCATTGCGGCAGCGGCGGAAGCCAACGAATCGACGAGAGTTATGAACCCGGCATACCAAGCGACCGGAATTCGCATCGGAGAAGTCACACCGACGACTGCGATCGTCTGGACACGCTTAACGAAGAACACAGAACGCAACAACGACGGGATTGTGTTCAAGAAGCGAGGCAAGTCCGAAGAAGCCCTCAAGACACCGGTCGAGCAAATCGAAGGGGCATGCCCGGGACAACCAGGCAAGATTCGACTCGTCTACGAAGACCAAGGCACCACGCTGAAAACCGATTGGGTGAGCGTCGACGAGGAGTCGGACTTCATTCACCAATTTCAATTGAAAGATTTGAAACCTGGCACCGAGTACCACGTACTATGCGAGACCTCGGTGGAAGGTCAGGAACATGGGGCTCGCGTCGGCACGTTCCGCACGGCACCCAAGCCAGATGAAATCAAACCGGTTCACTTTTGCGTGATGACCTGCCAGGGTTATCCTGACCGCGACCATCCCGACGGGCACCCGATCTATCCTTCGATGACAGCGAAGGATCCCGACTTCATTTCGATGACCGGCGATTTGATTTACTACGACAACGATGCCCCCAGCGCGATGTCGGTCGATCTGGCGCATTTACATTGGGAGCGGATGTTCAGTCTGCCGCGCCTGGTCGATACGCTCAGCAAGACTTCTACCTATTGGTTGAAGGATGATCATGACACGCTCAACAACGATTCCTGGCCCGGGCGGACATATGGCGAGGTCACGTTTGAAGAGGGGCAGAAGATTTTCCGGCAGCAGGCACCGCTGGGCAGTGATTCGTATCGAACGTTTCGATGGGGCAAGGATCTGCAAATCTGGCTGACGGACGGCCGCGACTTCCGTTCGCCCAATCGGATGCCGGATGGTCCTGACAAGACGATCTGGGGAACTGAGCAGAAGGCCTGGTTCAAGCGAACCGTGAAAGAGAGCGACGCGACCTGGAAGATTCTGATCAGTCCCACCCCGATTGTGGGCCCAGACCGCAAGGGAAAGAACGACAATCACGCCAATGCGGGCTTCTCCCACGAAGGCAACGAGATTCGGCAGTGGATACACGATAACGTCCCGGATAATTTCTTCGTGATCTGTGGCGATCGTCACTGGCAATACCACTCGGTCGATCCGGAAACAGGCGTCAAGGAGTTCAGCGTAGGTGCCGCCAGTAATTCGCATGCCGGCGGAACGCCAGGGCGAAATCCGAAGATCCATCGCTTTCACAAAGTGCAAGGTGGTTTCCTGAATGTGATCGTCGATGGGGATCAGGACGAATCGGAGATCACGTTCCAACTGTGTGATGTCGACGGAAATGTGGCGTTCGAGCAGAAGTTCGAGCGAGCTCGGACGATGTGACCGTGACGCGGCGTCTTGGCAATGGTAATTTAAACGCGATGTGAGAGTCTCTGCTTGGTTGCCTTTTGACGGAACCTTCGATGGAACTATTCGCGGTTGAGATACGGACGGCGCAGTGGCAGCCGATGATCCTGTGGTATACGAGTGCCTTGAACATGAAGGCCGCTGTACGCAGTGTCGAAGAGGGCTATGCACTCTTGGCCGGGCGAGGCTGGCGACTTTCGCTGCTCGAGTTGCAGGAAGATGAGCCAAGGGACCATTCGGCTTTCAGCTTGGCCATCGAAGTCGAGAATTTAGCGGCTGCCCGAGAACACATTGAGTCGTACTTGATGGAACCTTCGGCACCGATAGAGACGAGTGACGAGGGCTTTCTGCAGTGGACCACGACCGACCCCGACGGCAATCGCATCAAACTATTTCAATTTGTGGCCGTCGACTGACAGGCAATGCTTATCGGCGCGATCGCTTGTAGCGAATGTTGCAGCCAATCGCGACCGTCTCTTGAACTTCGGGTTTTTTGCCGGCCAGGGTGGCTTTGATTGCTTGATTGACGTAGTTCACCGTCGCTTCCGCGGCGTTGGTATCGTCGTCCATGGCCCCCATGTAGACGACTTTCCGCTCGCCGTCGATCACAAAGAATTCTGGCGTCCGGGTTGCTCCCCAGGCTTTTCCCAATTCCTGTTTCTCATCCTTCAGATAGGGGAAAGTGAACTTCTCGGTCTGGGCCCGTTCCTTCATGGCTTCGAGGGAATCTTCATCGATCAGGTTCGAGTTCACGGCGATCACCGCCACCCGGTCGTCGTTTTCCCACTTTTGGGCAAGCGCTTTAATGCGTTCCTGGTAGTCGACCGCATAGGGGCAAGTGTTGCAGGTAAACGCAACGATGATCGTTTTCTTGTTTTTCAGTTCTTTCCAGCTATGCGGTTCCCCGTCAGTTCCAGGGAGATTCTCCCATGGCTGGACCGTATCACCGATGTCCAGAACCGGGTTGTACTCTCCAGCATGGATGGCGGTCAGTGGCAAAACGACCGCAAAAATCAGGGCAAAAACACGTGACATCATTGGTCTCTTGGTTAGTCCGTAGTCGATAGGTAAAGCATGGTTGCTAACTGGCTATTGCTAACTTTCAGCATAGGCGACATTGTCGGCAGAAGCAAAATGATGCACCATAGGGCGAACGAAATCACTCAGGGGAAATTGTGACCAGTTGGGGCAGGTCAACAGTGGACGGCCGCGCAAATTATCTCAGGCGCGAGTCCCGAGTCCATTGAGATATGCCTCCAATCAGGGAGGAATCGGGCAACGTGGTGCAGCTTATTGGAAGTATTCTCAGCAGCATCGGTCTGTTCTTTCTTCATCTATTTGATACCGAAGGATTTCCCGCACGATGGTATTGCGGGTCGGTCTGGCAGGAAGAGCCTGGCGTTGGCTGGCTGCACATCGTTTCGGACCTGGCTATTTTTGGTGCCTATCTGACCATTCCCGTTGTCCTGGCTTACTTTCTGTTTCGGCGACGTGACTTGCCATTTCCAACGCTGATCAGTCTGTTTGCCCTGTTTATTGTTTCTTGTGGATTTGGGCACTGCATCGAAGCGATCATCTTCTGGGAGCCTGTCTATCGCTTTTCTGGGCTCATTAAAGCGGTAACGGCAATCGTGTCCTGGGTGACCGTGGTGGCGTTGATTCCCATTATTCCGCGGGTTCTCAATCTGCCAAGCTTGGAAAAGGTCAATGTCCAACTGGAAGAAGAGATCACCGAACGCCGACGAGCAGAAGCCCTGTTTCGGACAATTTTCTCTGGAGTTCCCAACGGAATCATCATGGTCGATTCATCTGGCAAACTGAAAATGGTGAACCAGCGCGTCGCCCAAATGTTTGGTTACACGGAAGAAGAGTTGATTGGCCAGTCAGTCGAGATGCTCATTCCCGCGGACACCCAGGTTCGTCATCGAGAACTACGGGATTCATTTTTCTCGGCCCCGCGTGTGCGAATGATGGGGGAAGGGCGTGATCTGCACGGTGTGCGAAAGAATCGGACTGAACTGCCTGTCGAGATTGGCTTGAATCCGATTGAAATCGGCAAAGAACACTTTGTCATTGCTTCGATTGTCGACATCTCGGAACGTAAACGGTCCGAGCAATCGGTGGCAGAGTATACCCGTCAACTCGAGAAGTCGAACGAAGAGCTCGAAGAGTTTGCCTATGTCGCGTCGCACGACTTGCGTTCGCCACTGCAGGCAGTGAAGAACCTGGCCAATTGGATTCGCGACGATAACGCAGAGACGTTGTCGGAAGAGTCTGTCAGACACATCGAATTGATGCATCAGCGTATCCAGCGGATGGAGCGTTTGCTGGATGATCTACTACAGTACTCGAGAGTCGGACGCACGGAGCAGGCCATATCTGAAGTCGACGTCACTGAGATGCTTGACTCAATCATTGACAGCCTGCCGCGTCCCGAAGCCATGCAGGTTCAGGTCGATCCAGATATGCCGGTCATCCGTACTCTGACGGCCCCGCTGGACTTGACCTTCCGGAATCTCATTCAGAATGCCATTAAGCACCACGATCGTGAAGACGGTAATATTGTCGTGTCCTACCGCGATCAGGGGGATTTTATCCAGTTTTCCGTCCAGGATGACGGTCCTGGAATCTCACCGGAATTTCACCAACGTATATTTCGGATGTTTGAGACTCTCCGTCCCCGCGATGACGTTGAAGGCAGCGGCATGGGTTTATCGCTCGTCCAAAAGACCGTAGAGACGATCGGTGGAAGCATTTCGCTTGAGTCGCAACCAGGCCAGGGATCGACTTTTTCGTTTACTTGGCCGAAGAATGCTCCGCTAGGAGATCAAGAATGATCGCACAGAATATTCGAATACTACTGGTAGAGGACGACGACATCGACGCAGAGGCCGTCAAGCGTGGATTCGCCAAAGCAGGGGTGCAATGTCCCTTATATCGCGCAACCAATGGTGTCGAGGCGCTCGAGATGCTGCGGGACAAAAAGGGCTATTTCCAAGACGTGCCGTATATCGTGCTGCTTGATTTGAAATTACCCAAAATGAATGGACGTGAATTCCTCGAGGAAATTCGCAACGATGCTAAGCTACGCAAGAGTGTCGTATTTGTCTTGACAACATCGAACGCTGAAACGGATAAACTAGCTGCATATTCGCAATGTGTTGCTGGCTACATTACCAAAGCGAACGCCGGTGTTGAGTTTTGTGATCTGGTGCAAATGCTTGGTCACTATTCGCAAATCAATGAATTTCCGGTTTGTATCTAGAAGCGATTGGCGATGAACATTCCCGTAGAAATACCGAAGATACTGCTCATCGAAGATGATTCGGTGTTTCGAATGCTCATTAAGCGACTTGTGAGCAACGACTTCCATATCGATGAGGCTTCCAGTATCGAGGCCGGGCGAAACCTGATTTCCACCGGCCGATACCAGTGCGTCTTGCTCGATTATCGCCTGCCGGATGGGACTGGTTTTCAATTGCTGCCCGATGCGGTTGCGCGAGAACTACCCGTGGTGATGATGACCGCCATGGGGCATGAGCAACTGGCCATCGATGCGCTCAAACAAGGATGTCAGGATTACCTGGTCAAAGATGATTTGAACCGGGCAACGCTTTGCCGCAGTTTGGCCAACGCCATGCGGCAGGTTCAAGCCGATCGACAAACGATGCGACATCGTTTGACATTGCAGCGGGTCATTCAAGTCGCCGCTACGAAGTGTCGTCAGACAACCTCGGCGATGCGACAGTCGTGCGACGACAGTTCTGATCGAAGTAAGGCCAGAGACCTCTACCTAGATCAACTTGACCACTTGATGGACGATCTGACGGCTTATTCGCGACTATCGTCGCCGACCTGGGAAGTTCAGCCAGTTCAGCTGCCCAAGGTTCTTGAAGAGGTCCTTGGTGAGTTGAAGAATCGCACAGTCGGCTTGGCGATTGAGGTCTCCGATCAGACGGTAGCCACACTGAAGTCCGATCGGGATGCGGTTCAGTCCATTTGCCGAGGACTGCTTGATTGCCTGATTGAAGATGGTACCGATCAGGCCACGTTTGTATTTAGCTCGGAGCGGGATCAAGGGCATATCCGGGTCAACTTCGTCCCAAAAACTCAGAGCCTCGAGGCGCTTCAGGCTCAGCTGACGTCCGAAACCGTTTTGACGACGGAAGATTTCGTTGCCACAGGAATCGAGATTATTCGGCTTCTCGTCGAAGAGCTAAAGGGTACGATTTGGGCAGAGCTTCAAGAAGATGAAGTTCAGATCCGTGTGGATTTGCCCAACGGCAACCATCTCGACGGAGTGTCAGCCAAGTAGATTCAGCTCCGTCCCACATTGCCCCTCAGACTCTTTCTCTCAAGGAGTCTTACTCAATGTCGACCTGCATGAAGCTTCCTGGTTGCCTCGTTCTTCTCGGAGGTTTTTGCTCAGCCAACTGCAGCAACTCATTTTCCAAAAGAATAAGATGGCCCAGCAGCATTTGGCCGAAGCCCGTCGTCTTCGCAACAGCTTAACCGCGGCGGTAATTGATCAGGCTCTCGCCGCGTAGTTACTGAAACGGTGTGTGCCTGGGTGGTATTAGTTCTCAGGCTTGGCTTCCGCCTTTTCAAAGAACATCATGTGTTGCCAGGGGAGGCCATCAAACTGCCTGGCGAGCTGGAAGCCATTCGCTTCGTACTCGAGCAGCATCTGCTTCTTGCTCATCTTGTGCAGGAGCTTGATCGGGACATTGGGGTCTTCCATCCGAAATTCCAACAGCGCGATCTTGCCGTCAGGCTTGAGCGACTTCCGCATCGCGGCCAACATCTCGACCGGGTGAGAGAACTCGTGATAGACGTCGACACAGAGGATCAGATCGATCTTCCCTTCCGGTAGTTTCGGATTGTCGATATCACCGAGAACCAGCTCGATGTTTTCGATCCCTTTTTCTTCGGCCCGAGCTTTCAGCAGTCGCAGCATCTCTGGCTGGATATCAACGGCCAGAATCTTACCGTCTTTGCCGACCATTTCGGCCAATTTCAGGCTGTAAAAACCATTGCCGCATCCCATGTCGCAGATGGTCATGCCTGGCTTGACGCCAAGGTTTTCCAGCATCTTCTGGCAGTCTTCTTCCCGTTGGCGGCTTTCGCGGATCAACCAAGGGGCACCGTTGTAGTGCATGGTCTGGGCGATTTCGCGTCCCTTGTAGACGGGACGACCAGCGACGGTAGTCACGTCTTCCTGGGCGGAAGCAAACTGCGTAGCGATAAAGACGAGAGCGAGCGAGAAAGCAGCGGTGCGAAGCATAGGTTCCTGGCAGGGCGGCCAGGCAAAGTACCTAGGCCGCTTCCGAAGAGGGAGCAAATTCGGTGAGGCGATCCTCACTTACAGCGAGAATCGACAAACGATGGTTCTTTGCAAATTCTAACACGGCCGGTTCGTCGAGGAGAATTGTTTTTTCTGCCTCGAGTACCAACGTACTGGCACCGGCATCCACCATCGTCTGCAGAGTACCTACACCAATCGTGGGGACATCGAAACGCATGTCTTGCTGCGGCTTGGCAACTTTCACCACGGTAAAGCCGCCAGCCTTGCAGAGACTGCCTGCCCGCTGAATGCACGCATCGGTACCTTCAATGGCTTCCAGGGCCAACACGGCCTGGTTCTTGACGGCTACGCTTTGGCCGACATCCAGACGACCGAGTTCCTTCGCCATTTCCCAACCAAACTGAATGTCCCGCAGCAGTTTTCCACTTGGCTGAGGACCAGCGATAATGCCAAAATTCACGAGCAACTCCGGAGCATAATCGGTCGCAGGTAAGAAAGTAATTCCGTTGTTTGCGAATGCGTTGACGATTGCCAGCAGCAAGGTGTCGTCCTTGCGATCCTTGGTACCCCATAGGATCTGCGGAGCGAACGTCTTCAGGCAGAACCAGTCGGGACGGTGTTTCCACAACACACCGCGATCAAACAAGCGAATCTTGTGGATCTTCCCCGCCATGGTGGCTTCGGTCGCGTTGTGCTTCTGATAGTGACGCTTCACTTTGCCGAGTTGACCGAGCCCGACCCAAACGGTCGCATCGCAAAGTTCTTCCAAGATGGGATCGGCGTGATCCTTAACCGCCGCGCACACGACACCGCGGCCGGAACGCTTGATGGCTTGGGCCACCACAATCGGAAGGTTTCCCCAGCCGGCGAGCAGGCCAACCGGAGACAGGTTCGAGGCATTCATGACGCGAGATTTACGAAGCCTTGCGAATGACCGGCTCGGTCACGGCTTCGGCTTCCTTTTCCAGTTGTTCAATTCGTTTGGCCAGTTGTTTGATCGTCTTCCGCATCTCAGGCAACTTCTTCATTGCCATGTGTTCGCTCAGGACGACTTTGGCCGGACCAGCCGGAACACCCAGAGATTGCTGGCCAGCGGGGATATCGGAACTAACACCCGCTTTGGCACCAAGCTGAGCTCCTGTGCCTATATGGACGTGATCTCGAACGCCGACTTGCCCTGCCATCACCACGTAGTCACCGGTGGTTGTGCTGCCGGCGATGCCCACCTGCGAGCACAGAAGATTGTGTTTGCCGATACGGCAGTTGTGGCCGATCTGAACGCTGTTGTCGATCTTGGTTCCTTGGCCAATGACTGTGGCGCCGTAGGTGCCTCGGTCGATTGTTGTGCAGGCCCCAAGTTCCACGTCGCTTTCGAGCACCACGTTGCCAAGCTGAGCGGAAAGGATGTGCTTACCGCTGGAAGAGTCGTAACCAAAGCCGTACGCCCCGACTACTGCGTTAGCGTGGACGATGCAGCGATCACCAATCTCGGTTCGATCGTACAGCACCACGCCGGGGAAGATGACCACGTCGTCCCCAATCCGGCTGCCGGCCTGGATGGTGACGCCGCTATGAATGACTGTGTTCTTGCCGATTACCACGCCATCACAGATGACGGCGCCAGCCCCGATGGTTGCGGTGGGGTCGACGACTGCCGCCAGGGACACGACTGCCGAGCGATGGATTCCGACCGACGCGTCCTGTTCCCATGGCTGAAAGAAGCGGATCGTCTTGCCGAACGCTTCGTGAACGTTTGCGACGACGATGCCATCGATGTTCAGTTTGTCCGATTCCTCGCGAACTAGCACTGCGGATGCCTGGCAGTCTTCCATCAGAAGCGCTGCTTGGTCTGGTTTATCCATCAGCGTAATTTCGCCGGCAACCGCGTCGCGGATGATATTGGCCCCGGTGATGACGCGATTCGGATCGCCAAATACCTTGCCATCTACGAGTTCGGCCAGTTGTGCCAGCGTGGTGCCCATGAAGGAATCCTTTCCAATGCGGGTCGGGTCGACAGAGATCGCACTAATGTAGCCGGTTTCCCCCAAACGAACCAACAGCAATTGTTGTCCACACTTAGCATCATGCTAGCGCGCGAGCAGGGCGTCGACGGCTTCACCTAACGTCTTATAACTATTAGGGATATTGCCATCGCCAGGCTTGCCCGAGCGGTCCAGGTAAAGGGCCTGCCAGCCGAAAACCTGCGGTGCTTGCACGTCATTTTCCCAGTCGTCGCCGATCAGTAAAATCTCGTCCGGTCCGCAGTCGAGAGCACGCGTGACGCGTTCGTAGAACGCCGCGGCCGGCTTCACCCAACCCACTTCCGACGAAATAAAGAGCCGCAGATCAAACGAGCTCAGGTGCTGCTCGGCAATCGGGCGAAGGCGGTGGTCAAAGTTCGATGCTAGCCCCAAGCGAAAGCCGGCATCCTTCAGACGCGAGAGGGCAGGGGAGACGTCTTCGAAGAGTTGCCAGTTGTCTGCCTGACCGAAGTGATCCCACAACTGCCGGAAGACATCGTCTTGCTTCTCAGGC includes:
- a CDS encoding alkaline phosphatase D family protein; the protein is MPDFLPFHRRLFLKSTVASAAIAAAAEANESTRVMNPAYQATGIRIGEVTPTTAIVWTRLTKNTERNNDGIVFKKRGKSEEALKTPVEQIEGACPGQPGKIRLVYEDQGTTLKTDWVSVDEESDFIHQFQLKDLKPGTEYHVLCETSVEGQEHGARVGTFRTAPKPDEIKPVHFCVMTCQGYPDRDHPDGHPIYPSMTAKDPDFISMTGDLIYYDNDAPSAMSVDLAHLHWERMFSLPRLVDTLSKTSTYWLKDDHDTLNNDSWPGRTYGEVTFEEGQKIFRQQAPLGSDSYRTFRWGKDLQIWLTDGRDFRSPNRMPDGPDKTIWGTEQKAWFKRTVKESDATWKILISPTPIVGPDRKGKNDNHANAGFSHEGNEIRQWIHDNVPDNFFVICGDRHWQYHSVDPETGVKEFSVGAASNSHAGGTPGRNPKIHRFHKVQGGFLNVIVDGDQDESEITFQLCDVDGNVAFEQKFERARTM
- a CDS encoding thioredoxin family protein; translation: MMSRVFALIFAVVLPLTAIHAGEYNPVLDIGDTVQPWENLPGTDGEPHSWKELKNKKTIIVAFTCNTCPYAVDYQERIKALAQKWENDDRVAVIAVNSNLIDEDSLEAMKERAQTEKFTFPYLKDEKQELGKAWGATRTPEFFVIDGERKVVYMGAMDDDTNAAEATVNYVNQAIKATLAGKKPEVQETVAIGCNIRYKRSRR
- a CDS encoding TIGR04222 domain-containing membrane protein, coding for MAELIMHYAGTGAMDAEAKALWNKIEAFSFDQPGATLTFAARLARENGWRLGFAQRVIDEYRRFLFLSMVAGHAVSPSEAVDQAWHLHLTYTKSYWEQLCGEVLPRPLHHCPTLGRREETEKFDDWYAKTLASYENYFGEKPPKDIWPTVGEQMESVVDSRWVNLSEYFIIPRNPLKWLALILLVLLPMLSLGGCQADPVAAVSPLDFDGPTFLKFYAITGVIFLVIALAIRFLIPIPEPPIPAKVDDPTLAAYLAQGPKGLVIATIAKLIQDGKLELVEGGYSGGRVVKQLLALNPPSSGASTLERHIYNEVKRSGKDGIQTVIANSIPIAKEAGARLTEMGLFEPNPYEPIARRWVPSLIMLGIFGLGVTKLVIGTTRDKPVLFLALMVIPALISCIWLAVRRGRTSRGNAILSDWQHENAHLNPMAPGSKITTADDYFLAAGLFGITAFASGDLYPLADEFRAAQGSSWGGFGGGCGGDSGCGGGGGCGSGCGGGGCGGCGS
- a CDS encoding NfeD family protein → MDQTIHPGTIGKTVGPLRPAGQIEIYGQVHNARSEMEWIDDGQEVVVTNRQANNLVVRTRQDEEEVAIDKDVDLTHPVSVDHNVDLTAPPSVVEKVNPLYWSMGLACVCGGVAMVRGTPIDQGIILVPISGICSGFIYRWTIGSAAESTAPREDHRTLARALAYVMIAMTIMGAFFGTAIFGTFVALSLGLVAGTLFGAAMCWILLLAVHVA
- a CDS encoding VOC family protein, with translation MELFAVEIRTAQWQPMILWYTSALNMKAAVRSVEEGYALLAGRGWRLSLLELQEDEPRDHSAFSLAIEVENLAAAREHIESYLMEPSAPIETSDEGFLQWTTTDPDGNRIKLFQFVAVD
- a CDS encoding sensor histidine kinase, which encodes MVQLIGSILSSIGLFFLHLFDTEGFPARWYCGSVWQEEPGVGWLHIVSDLAIFGAYLTIPVVLAYFLFRRRDLPFPTLISLFALFIVSCGFGHCIEAIIFWEPVYRFSGLIKAVTAIVSWVTVVALIPIIPRVLNLPSLEKVNVQLEEEITERRRAEALFRTIFSGVPNGIIMVDSSGKLKMVNQRVAQMFGYTEEELIGQSVEMLIPADTQVRHRELRDSFFSAPRVRMMGEGRDLHGVRKNRTELPVEIGLNPIEIGKEHFVIASIVDISERKRSEQSVAEYTRQLEKSNEELEEFAYVASHDLRSPLQAVKNLANWIRDDNAETLSEESVRHIELMHQRIQRMERLLDDLLQYSRVGRTEQAISEVDVTEMLDSIIDSLPRPEAMQVQVDPDMPVIRTLTAPLDLTFRNLIQNAIKHHDREDGNIVVSYRDQGDFIQFSVQDDGPGISPEFHQRIFRMFETLRPRDDVEGSGMGLSLVQKTVETIGGSISLESQPGQGSTFSFTWPKNAPLGDQE
- a CDS encoding response regulator, which encodes MIAQNIRILLVEDDDIDAEAVKRGFAKAGVQCPLYRATNGVEALEMLRDKKGYFQDVPYIVLLDLKLPKMNGREFLEEIRNDAKLRKSVVFVLTTSNAETDKLAAYSQCVAGYITKANAGVEFCDLVQMLGHYSQINEFPVCI
- a CDS encoding CPXCG motif-containing cysteine-rich protein, with amino-acid sequence MMQTEITYICNACGEDIVIPLDPSQGSEQQFVEDCPVCCRPHVIHIQLDPNGEATAWAEPEQDYD